Proteins co-encoded in one Granulicella cerasi genomic window:
- a CDS encoding PAS domain-containing sensor histidine kinase: protein MFAQLLDALPEGLILCDADFRILYANTRAQEVSRLVDEDFNSRTHWELFPQSVGTIVETVYRRVQRTRVAENLPDVYYAPFDTWFRVHALPVGDADLALFYADVTEEHRLAAERSDVEGRLALALHAYNGIGMWDWDIVNDRVYSDSHFARIYRVDPAVASSGTPIAEFTRYIHPEDKPDMTARILRCIETDKPFDAEYRVQQADGTSVWIAARGQVQRNATGDPIRFPGIAIDITERKKTEAALIQAEKLAAVGRLASSIAHEINNPLEAVTNLVYLARQGQDAQDIHTFLDLAEQELKRVSVIVNQTLRFHKQSTRPTPCHAKDLFDSTLGLYEGRLRNCNIKVDLRSNAGTSIECFEGDIRQVLSNLVGNAIDAMPQGGRLILAAREATDILSGRRGIRFTIADTGVGISRATSARIFDAFFTTKGHSGTGLGLWISADIIQRHGGTLRLRSSQSPEHHGTVFTLFLPFGLGDGVIADTTLAQSER from the coding sequence ATGTTCGCACAACTGTTGGACGCCCTGCCCGAAGGATTGATACTCTGCGACGCAGACTTTCGCATCCTCTATGCGAATACCCGCGCGCAGGAAGTCTCTCGCCTCGTTGATGAAGACTTCAACTCGCGCACGCACTGGGAGCTCTTCCCTCAGTCCGTCGGCACCATCGTCGAGACCGTCTACCGACGCGTGCAGCGAACCCGCGTCGCTGAAAACCTGCCGGACGTCTACTACGCTCCCTTCGACACCTGGTTCCGCGTGCACGCGCTTCCTGTAGGCGACGCCGACCTTGCACTCTTCTACGCAGACGTCACCGAAGAGCATCGTCTCGCCGCTGAACGGAGTGACGTCGAAGGCCGCCTCGCACTCGCGCTCCACGCTTACAACGGCATCGGCATGTGGGACTGGGACATCGTCAACGATCGCGTCTACTCCGACAGTCATTTCGCGCGCATCTATCGCGTGGATCCCGCCGTCGCCAGCTCCGGCACACCCATCGCTGAATTCACACGCTACATCCATCCGGAAGACAAGCCCGACATGACAGCGCGCATCCTGCGCTGCATCGAGACAGACAAACCGTTCGATGCCGAGTACCGCGTACAGCAGGCTGACGGCACCTCGGTCTGGATCGCCGCGCGCGGACAGGTGCAGCGCAACGCGACCGGGGACCCCATCCGTTTCCCCGGCATCGCCATCGACATCACCGAGCGCAAGAAGACCGAAGCTGCCCTCATTCAAGCCGAGAAACTCGCAGCCGTGGGTCGCCTTGCGTCCTCGATCGCTCACGAGATCAACAACCCGCTCGAAGCCGTGACGAACCTCGTCTACCTCGCGCGCCAAGGTCAGGATGCGCAGGACATCCATACGTTCCTCGATCTCGCCGAGCAGGAGCTCAAGCGCGTCTCCGTCATCGTCAACCAGACCCTGCGCTTTCACAAGCAATCCACGCGGCCCACACCCTGCCACGCGAAAGACCTCTTCGACAGCACGCTCGGCCTCTACGAAGGTCGCCTGCGCAACTGCAACATCAAGGTCGATCTCCGCAGCAACGCCGGAACCTCCATCGAATGCTTCGAAGGCGACATTCGTCAGGTGCTTTCGAACCTTGTCGGTAACGCGATTGACGCCATGCCCCAGGGCGGACGCCTCATCCTGGCTGCGCGTGAAGCAACGGACATCCTGAGCGGTCGACGCGGTATCCGCTTCACCATCGCCGACACCGGCGTGGGCATATCCCGCGCCACCAGCGCCCGCATCTTCGACGCCTTCTTCACCACGAAGGGCCACAGCGGAACCGGCCTCGGGCTTTGGATCTCCGCCGACATCATTCAGCGCCACGGAGGCACGTTGCGCCTGCGCTCCTCACAGTCCCCCGAGCACCACGGCACCGTCTTCACCCTCTTTTTGCCCTTCGGTCTGGGCGACGGTGTGATCGCGGATACAACTCTCGCACAAAGCGAGCGGTAA
- a CDS encoding 2-oxoglutarate dehydrogenase E1 component, protein MPTTATKPASTKTAANKAAAQPQPSSNSPQREVVFDIFRRWGFLQATLDPLGQYLPAEPFPTPAPDGPDSEEARKYYCGSIGAEFMHIASPEKREWIQRELERDYTVESTANILTDLIRADVFEQVIQQRYLGTKRFSLEGLTATVPFLSQLFTTAADLGVERVLFAMAHRGRLNVMVNTVGRDGYEIFSKFEDVDPRTTMGGGDVKYHMGATGDFTTAHGKTVSLHLASNPSHLEAADPVVMGRTRARQQRIGAEGKKQILPMIIHGDAAYAGQGIWAETLVLATIKGYEVGGTIQVITNNLLGFTANPEESNSSRFASDISKRLPIPIFHVNAEDLTAVARVAELAAKYRQEFSSDVVIDLIGYRRHGHSEVDDPTVTQPRRYAKIKNHPTLSKLYADQIGVDPTEEIKKYQDEFLEAQRKAAAEEAKGKNTFVMKRLHELPEYWHGFTGGALSPSDSPVTGIDAAKLGELTTKLVASPAGFNVHPKVAKLLEQRAEMGAGKKPLDYGFAELLAYASLLEAGKPVRLSGQDSQRGTFNHRHSVLIDTETEQRWSPLNHIADNQGKWEVYNSMLSEAGCLGYEYGFSRDYPEALTLWEAQFGDFANGAQIIIDQFIAAGEAKWGLLSGLVMLLPHGYEGQGPEHSSARIERYLQLAAQDNIQIAQPSTAAQHFHLLRRQALRTWRKPLVVFSPKSMLRHPDALSPLSDLTTGRFQPVLADTSVTNPRRILLCTGKIGHNLRVERAKRKLDDVAIIFIDQLYPWPEEEILAAINQHPSAHEVVWVQEEPANMGALFYVMPRLKQLVGDRALTSVKRVASASPATGSAKAHEIEEKALIDLALGHSH, encoded by the coding sequence ATGCCGACCACAGCGACGAAGCCCGCGTCTACGAAGACTGCCGCCAACAAGGCCGCAGCCCAGCCTCAACCCTCCAGTAATTCGCCTCAGCGCGAAGTCGTTTTCGACATCTTTCGCCGCTGGGGCTTCCTCCAGGCCACGCTTGACCCGCTCGGCCAGTACCTGCCCGCCGAGCCCTTCCCCACGCCCGCCCCCGACGGCCCCGACAGCGAAGAAGCGCGCAAGTATTACTGCGGCAGCATCGGTGCAGAGTTCATGCACATCGCGTCGCCCGAGAAGCGTGAATGGATCCAGCGCGAGCTCGAACGTGACTACACCGTCGAGAGCACCGCGAACATCCTCACCGATCTCATCCGCGCCGACGTCTTCGAACAGGTGATTCAGCAGCGCTACCTTGGCACCAAGCGCTTCTCCCTCGAAGGCCTCACCGCCACCGTTCCCTTCCTCTCGCAACTCTTCACCACTGCGGCTGACCTCGGCGTCGAGCGCGTGCTCTTTGCGATGGCCCACCGTGGCCGTCTCAACGTGATGGTGAACACCGTCGGTCGCGACGGCTACGAGATCTTCTCCAAGTTTGAAGACGTTGATCCCCGCACGACCATGGGCGGCGGCGACGTGAAGTACCACATGGGCGCGACCGGCGACTTCACCACCGCGCACGGCAAGACCGTCTCGCTGCATCTCGCGTCGAACCCCTCGCACCTCGAAGCCGCCGACCCCGTCGTCATGGGCCGCACGCGTGCGCGTCAGCAGCGCATCGGCGCAGAAGGCAAGAAGCAGATTCTGCCGATGATCATTCACGGCGATGCAGCGTACGCCGGTCAGGGCATCTGGGCCGAAACGCTCGTGCTCGCGACGATCAAGGGCTACGAAGTCGGCGGCACCATCCAGGTCATCACGAACAACCTGCTCGGCTTCACCGCGAACCCCGAAGAGTCCAACTCTTCGCGCTTCGCTTCGGACATCTCCAAACGCCTGCCGATCCCGATCTTCCACGTCAACGCAGAAGACCTCACCGCCGTTGCGCGCGTGGCGGAGCTCGCCGCGAAGTATCGTCAGGAGTTCAGCTCAGACGTTGTGATCGATCTCATCGGCTATCGTCGTCACGGACACTCCGAAGTGGACGATCCGACCGTCACGCAGCCGCGCCGCTACGCGAAGATCAAGAACCACCCGACGCTTTCGAAGCTCTACGCTGACCAGATCGGCGTCGATCCCACCGAAGAGATCAAGAAGTATCAGGACGAGTTCCTCGAAGCGCAGCGCAAGGCCGCAGCCGAAGAAGCGAAGGGCAAGAACACCTTCGTGATGAAGCGCCTGCATGAGCTGCCCGAGTACTGGCACGGCTTCACCGGCGGCGCGCTCTCGCCCAGCGACAGCCCCGTTACCGGTATCGATGCGGCCAAGCTCGGTGAGCTCACCACGAAGCTCGTCGCTTCGCCTGCTGGCTTCAACGTGCATCCGAAGGTCGCCAAGTTGCTCGAGCAGCGCGCTGAGATGGGCGCAGGCAAGAAGCCGCTCGACTACGGCTTTGCCGAACTGCTCGCCTACGCTTCGCTGCTCGAAGCAGGCAAGCCGGTCCGCCTCTCCGGGCAGGACTCGCAGCGCGGCACCTTCAACCACCGCCACTCCGTACTCATCGACACCGAGACCGAGCAGCGCTGGTCGCCGCTGAACCACATCGCCGACAACCAGGGTAAGTGGGAGGTCTACAACTCCATGCTCTCGGAAGCCGGTTGCCTCGGCTACGAGTACGGCTTCTCGCGCGACTACCCCGAAGCGCTCACGCTCTGGGAAGCGCAGTTTGGTGACTTCGCCAACGGCGCGCAGATCATCATCGACCAGTTCATCGCTGCGGGCGAAGCAAAGTGGGGCCTGCTCTCCGGCCTCGTGATGCTGCTGCCGCACGGCTACGAAGGCCAGGGCCCGGAGCACTCGTCCGCACGCATCGAGCGTTACCTCCAGCTCGCCGCGCAGGACAACATCCAGATCGCCCAGCCCTCGACCGCAGCACAGCACTTCCACCTGCTGCGTCGTCAGGCGTTGCGCACCTGGCGCAAGCCGCTCGTGGTCTTCTCGCCGAAGTCGATGCTGCGCCACCCCGACGCGCTTTCGCCGCTCAGCGACCTCACCACCGGCCGCTTCCAGCCTGTGCTCGCGGACACTTCGGTGACGAACCCGCGTCGTATCCTGCTCTGCACCGGCAAGATCGGTCACAACCTCCGCGTGGAGCGCGCCAAGCGCAAGCTCGACGACGTGGCGATCATCTTCATCGACCAGCTTTACCCTTGGCCGGAAGAAGAGATCCTCGCCGCGATCAACCAGCACCCCAGCGCTCACGAAGTCGTCTGGGTCCAGGAAGAGCCGGCCAACATGGGCGCACTCTTCTACGTGATGCCGCGCCTCAAGCAGCTCGTCGGCGACCGCGCCCTCACCTCGGTGAAGCGTGTTGCCTCCGCCAGCCCGGCCACCGGTTCGGCAAAAGCACACGAGATCGAAGAGAAGGCGTTGATCGATCTCGCTCTCGGCCACAGCCACTAG
- a CDS encoding MFS transporter, translated as MGETAHVDSTDLGAPKVNPAATPPEAPQPPTVDSGGGSFAPLRLPLFRDRWIASTVSSVGTWMQDTAGTWLMTALTTSPLLIALMQTAASLPVLFLGLLAGATADIYDRRRLLIFWQAWMLVSVGILTILTFFGVMSPWTLLGLTFLLNIGSSMNNPAWQAIVPELVPREDLPAAVTLNAASNNIARAVGPALGGLMVAVFTHAVIGAAWVFAFNAASFAGVIWILWQWHRQPIYKSALPAERIAGSVRSGLRFLRYSPTLQGSLLRAFLFAFFVSAVWSLLALVAKKDLKQGAMGYGILNGCLGIGAVVAATTLGKIRKKISADKLLLFTSCYYIVALLVLGWLKMPAIVIITLLGAGFCWTSTMSTLNVSVQLSVPAWVYARALGAYLMTFQGGLALGSILWGAIAEHTSLRVAFTCAAALFAVSIPFTQRIHILKGELPDLTPFKRKRPAPAYFAAVDEEDGPVRISIEYCVTAESYPEFTHAIHRLESVRLRDGAVRWAVYRDAARPDHLNETFVMESWLDYLRSRERTTASDAELIEKVWKLHSGDGPPKVTHQIWVAEVPVAEAVVSVKS; from the coding sequence GTGGGTGAGACAGCACATGTAGACAGTACGGACCTCGGCGCGCCGAAGGTCAATCCCGCGGCCACGCCGCCTGAAGCGCCGCAGCCTCCGACGGTGGATTCTGGCGGAGGATCGTTTGCGCCGCTGCGATTGCCGCTGTTCCGTGATCGCTGGATCGCGTCGACGGTGTCGAGCGTGGGCACGTGGATGCAGGACACGGCCGGCACGTGGCTGATGACCGCGTTGACGACGTCGCCGCTGCTGATTGCGTTGATGCAAACAGCGGCGAGCTTGCCGGTGCTGTTTCTGGGGCTGCTTGCGGGAGCGACGGCGGACATTTATGACCGGCGACGGCTGCTGATTTTCTGGCAGGCGTGGATGCTGGTGAGCGTCGGCATTCTGACGATCCTTACGTTCTTCGGCGTGATGTCGCCGTGGACGCTGCTGGGGCTGACGTTCCTGCTGAATATCGGATCGTCGATGAACAATCCTGCGTGGCAGGCGATTGTGCCGGAGCTTGTGCCGCGTGAGGATCTCCCGGCGGCCGTGACGCTGAATGCGGCGAGCAACAACATTGCGCGCGCGGTCGGACCGGCGCTCGGCGGCCTGATGGTCGCGGTGTTTACTCATGCAGTGATCGGCGCGGCGTGGGTGTTTGCGTTCAACGCGGCATCGTTTGCGGGCGTGATCTGGATTCTGTGGCAGTGGCATCGTCAGCCGATTTACAAGAGCGCGCTGCCTGCGGAACGCATCGCTGGTTCGGTGCGTTCGGGGCTGCGCTTTCTGCGCTACTCGCCGACGCTGCAGGGCTCGCTGCTGCGGGCGTTTCTGTTTGCGTTCTTCGTGAGCGCGGTGTGGTCGCTGCTTGCGCTGGTGGCGAAGAAGGACCTGAAGCAGGGCGCGATGGGCTACGGCATTCTGAACGGATGCCTGGGCATCGGCGCGGTGGTGGCGGCGACGACGCTGGGGAAGATTCGCAAGAAGATCAGCGCGGACAAGTTGCTGCTGTTTACATCCTGCTACTACATCGTGGCGCTGCTGGTGCTGGGCTGGTTGAAGATGCCGGCGATCGTCATCATCACCTTGCTGGGCGCGGGTTTCTGCTGGACCTCGACGATGTCGACGTTGAATGTGAGCGTGCAACTGAGCGTGCCGGCCTGGGTGTATGCGCGGGCGCTGGGTGCGTATCTGATGACGTTCCAGGGCGGGCTTGCGCTGGGTTCGATTCTGTGGGGAGCGATCGCGGAGCATACTTCGCTGCGGGTAGCGTTCACGTGCGCGGCGGCGCTGTTCGCGGTGTCGATTCCGTTCACGCAGAGAATTCATATTCTCAAGGGCGAGCTACCGGACCTGACGCCGTTCAAGCGGAAGCGTCCTGCGCCTGCGTATTTTGCGGCCGTGGATGAAGAGGATGGGCCGGTGCGCATCTCGATTGAGTACTGCGTGACGGCAGAGAGTTATCCCGAGTTCACTCATGCGATTCATCGGCTGGAGAGCGTGCGGCTGCGCGATGGTGCTGTGCGCTGGGCGGTGTATCGCGATGCCGCGCGGCCGGACCATCTGAACGAGACGTTCGTCATGGAGAGCTGGCTGGATTATCTGCGCTCGCGTGAGCGTACGACGGCTTCAGATGCGGAGTTGATTGAGAAGGTGTGGAAGCTGCACTCGGGAGATGGGCCTCCGAAGGTGACGCATCAGATCTGGGTGGCGGAAGTGCCGGTGGCTGAAGCAGTCGTAAGTGTGAAGTCGTAA
- a CDS encoding cold-shock protein: MEQGTVKWFNDAKGFGFISRQNGEDVFVHYSAINTNGFKSLQEGQAVQFNVVKGPKGWQASDVQPL, encoded by the coding sequence ATGGAACAGGGAACAGTTAAGTGGTTCAACGACGCCAAGGGTTTTGGCTTCATCAGCCGTCAGAATGGTGAAGACGTATTCGTGCACTATTCGGCCATCAACACCAACGGTTTCAAGAGCCTTCAGGAAGGCCAGGCTGTTCAGTTCAACGTGGTCAAGGGACCCAAGGGCTGGCAGGCTTCGGACGTGCAGCCTCTGTAA
- the cmk gene encoding (d)CMP kinase: MHVESEQKNSTGAARRERPVVAIDGPAGAGKSTMAAHLARRFGFLNLETGAMYRALALKAIDNDLDFADADEMLQLATRTTIKLEPQLEGNRVLLDGVDVSRRVRDGDVTAAASKISVHPPIRVWMVDQQRALGNSGGVVMEGRDIGTVVFPDAEVKIFLDAAPEVRGNRRYKQTGSDDAKVTEESLVKELKERDERDRNRADSPLKPADDAVILDSTGLTLEQVLEKAETIVREHLATAGLHHS; this comes from the coding sequence ATGCACGTTGAATCTGAGCAGAAGAATTCCACGGGGGCGGCTCGTCGCGAGCGCCCCGTGGTTGCGATTGACGGTCCGGCAGGTGCTGGCAAGAGCACGATGGCCGCGCACCTGGCGCGTCGTTTCGGGTTTCTGAACCTGGAAACGGGCGCGATGTATCGCGCGCTGGCGCTGAAGGCGATCGACAACGATCTCGACTTCGCCGACGCCGACGAGATGTTGCAACTGGCGACGCGCACGACGATCAAGCTCGAGCCGCAACTGGAAGGCAATCGCGTTCTGCTGGATGGCGTGGATGTGTCGCGTCGTGTTCGCGATGGTGATGTGACGGCGGCTGCTTCGAAGATCAGCGTTCATCCGCCGATCCGGGTGTGGATGGTTGACCAGCAGCGCGCGCTCGGCAATTCGGGCGGCGTGGTGATGGAAGGCCGCGACATCGGCACGGTGGTTTTCCCCGACGCTGAGGTGAAGATTTTCCTTGATGCGGCGCCGGAAGTGCGCGGCAACCGTCGCTACAAGCAGACTGGGTCTGATGACGCGAAGGTTACGGAAGAATCGCTGGTAAAAGAGCTGAAAGAGCGTGATGAACGCGATCGTAACCGTGCTGACTCGCCCCTGAAACCTGCGGATGACGCGGTGATTCTCGATTCCACCGGTTTGACGCTGGAGCAAGTGCTGGAAAAGGCTGAGACGATCGTTCGCGAACACCTTGCTACAGCAGGTTTGCACCATTCGTAG
- the mutL gene encoding DNA mismatch repair endonuclease MutL, whose protein sequence is MGRIKVLSDQVANQIAAGEVVERPASVVKELLENSLDAGSTRIRIEVEGGGRKLIRIADNGHGMGRDDALLAFERHATSKLRSSDDLLTIATLGFRGEALPSIASVARVQLETRAPDDEVGTVVEINGGNMLRVEDAGLPAGTTLSVRDLFFNTPARKKFMRSEQTELGHVAALVTHYALAHPQKHFELHSATQSLLVAPAVADAGERLFQILGRDAFEAMIPVAAEQDFARAGLPELPPWKRPEDYEAPEPGAMRITGFVSKPELQKLNRNSVYVFANGRLIRDRLILHALTEAYRNIIPPTSFPVVLLFLEMPPAEVDVNVHPAKTEVRFRQNAFVHDFVRDSVRTALMNARPAASFYQALHAAPTAGMSLTVDVSPLPGIDQPMMQPMDGLHVAQQSEMIEPGDVAPFDLRERVVPPSPGRLSFEGTMPVGYGDGSVAAAVAESEAEQPTLNNLASLRPLGQLRDSFILATNEEGLWIVDQHVAHERVLFEKILRERQVEAVQRQRLLMPVLVDLMPEQMVRFAEIAEELGRNGIEAEPFGPRTLAVKATPVGLQGKELELMLEEVLGSTEKTAQVENEELRRTRIAASIACHAAIKVNMPLEPSKMAWLLSELGKTAHPTSCPHGRPIALRYSMKDIQRAFQRI, encoded by the coding sequence ATGGGCCGCATCAAAGTTCTCTCCGACCAAGTCGCTAATCAAATTGCTGCTGGTGAAGTCGTGGAGCGTCCCGCGTCTGTGGTGAAGGAGCTGCTCGAGAACTCGCTCGATGCGGGTTCGACGCGCATTCGCATTGAGGTGGAGGGCGGCGGGCGCAAGCTCATTCGCATTGCCGACAACGGCCACGGTATGGGGCGCGACGATGCGTTGCTGGCCTTTGAGCGACATGCTACTTCGAAGCTGCGTTCAAGCGATGATCTGCTGACGATTGCGACGCTCGGCTTCCGTGGCGAAGCGTTGCCGTCGATTGCTTCTGTGGCACGTGTGCAGTTAGAGACGCGTGCTCCGGACGATGAAGTCGGCACCGTGGTTGAGATCAACGGCGGCAACATGCTGCGCGTGGAAGATGCGGGTTTGCCTGCGGGCACGACGCTTTCGGTGCGGGATCTCTTCTTCAATACTCCGGCGCGCAAGAAGTTCATGCGCTCCGAGCAAACGGAGCTTGGGCACGTTGCGGCGTTGGTGACGCACTATGCGCTGGCGCATCCGCAGAAGCACTTTGAGTTGCACTCGGCGACGCAGTCGTTGCTCGTTGCGCCTGCTGTGGCGGACGCAGGCGAGAGGCTGTTTCAGATACTCGGGCGCGATGCGTTCGAGGCGATGATTCCTGTCGCGGCCGAGCAGGATTTTGCGCGCGCGGGCTTGCCGGAGTTGCCGCCGTGGAAGCGGCCTGAGGATTACGAAGCGCCGGAGCCGGGTGCGATGCGCATTACGGGTTTCGTGTCGAAGCCGGAGCTGCAGAAGCTTAATCGCAACTCGGTGTATGTATTTGCGAACGGGCGTTTGATCCGCGATCGACTCATCCTTCATGCTCTGACGGAGGCGTATCGCAACATCATTCCGCCGACGTCGTTCCCGGTGGTGCTGCTGTTTCTCGAGATGCCGCCGGCAGAGGTTGACGTAAACGTGCATCCGGCGAAGACCGAGGTGCGCTTCCGGCAGAACGCATTTGTGCATGACTTCGTGCGCGACTCCGTACGCACGGCGCTGATGAATGCGCGGCCTGCGGCAAGCTTCTACCAGGCGCTGCACGCAGCGCCGACGGCGGGCATGTCGCTGACGGTGGATGTGAGTCCGCTGCCGGGAATCGACCAGCCGATGATGCAGCCGATGGACGGCCTGCATGTGGCGCAGCAGAGCGAGATGATTGAGCCGGGCGATGTGGCGCCGTTCGATCTGCGCGAGCGTGTGGTGCCGCCTTCGCCAGGGCGTCTCAGCTTCGAGGGCACGATGCCTGTGGGCTACGGGGACGGTTCGGTTGCGGCGGCGGTTGCCGAAAGCGAAGCCGAACAGCCGACGTTGAACAATCTTGCGTCGTTGCGTCCGCTGGGGCAGCTGCGGGACTCGTTCATTCTGGCCACGAACGAAGAGGGGTTGTGGATCGTCGATCAGCATGTGGCGCATGAGCGCGTGCTGTTTGAGAAAATTCTGCGCGAGCGGCAGGTGGAGGCGGTGCAGCGTCAGCGTCTGCTGATGCCGGTGCTGGTGGACCTGATGCCTGAGCAGATGGTGCGCTTTGCGGAGATTGCCGAAGAGCTGGGCCGCAATGGTATCGAGGCCGAGCCGTTTGGTCCGCGCACGCTGGCGGTGAAGGCGACGCCGGTGGGCCTGCAGGGCAAGGAACTCGAGCTGATGCTCGAGGAAGTGCTGGGGAGTACGGAGAAAACGGCTCAGGTAGAGAACGAAGAGCTGCGGCGCACGCGCATTGCGGCGTCGATCGCCTGCCACGCGGCGATCAAGGTAAATATGCCGCTGGAGCCGTCGAAGATGGCCTGGCTTTTGTCAGAGTTGGGTAAGACTGCACATCCAACGAGCTGTCCGCACGGTAGACCGATCGCTTTGCGGTATTCTATGAAGGACATTCAGCGGGCGTTCCAGCGCATCTAG
- a CDS encoding four helix bundle protein, whose protein sequence is MKVRSFRDLIVWQRSRELARSVYELTRDFPREELYGMTSQLRRAAVSVMSNIAEGHGRGSRLQLMHFLSIARGSVFEVESQLILAADLGLGTADKITVCEQCCSEINRMLFATLNTLKARGTTSPSSVSE, encoded by the coding sequence TTGAAGGTTCGTTCGTTTCGAGATTTGATTGTTTGGCAGCGGTCCCGTGAACTGGCAAGGAGTGTCTATGAGTTGACGCGCGATTTTCCGCGCGAAGAACTTTATGGCATGACGAGCCAGTTGCGCAGGGCCGCTGTTTCCGTGATGAGCAATATCGCGGAAGGGCATGGTCGTGGATCGCGTCTGCAACTCATGCACTTTCTTTCCATCGCTCGAGGGTCGGTGTTTGAGGTTGAGTCGCAGCTGATCCTCGCAGCTGACCTCGGCCTCGGCACAGCCGACAAGATCACGGTCTGCGAGCAGTGTTGTAGCGAGATCAACCGTATGCTTTTCGCCACGCTCAACACCTTGAAGGCGCGAGGGACGACTTCACCCTCGTCGGTATCAGAGTAG
- the pyk gene encoding pyruvate kinase, which translates to MTASKQWVNQGGSRRAKIVATLGPASSTPEIFRQLVRAGLDVARLNFSHGSHEQKAELIQMVRTVSKEEGKPICILADLQGPKIRTGVLVDHIPVMLVAGQHLTITPEQIEGTAERVSTVFTTLAENLTPGDQILLSDGLIELRVVELKGADVVTEIINGGYLGEKKGINLPGINVKVPSLTEKDEIDLEFCIKQECDAVAVSFVQTADDVRYVKSRIAQLGSDAWVIAKLEKPQAVDHLESILEATDGIMVARGDLGVEVPPEKVPAIQKHIIRRCAAWRKPVITATQMLESMIENPRPTRAEASDVANAVYDGTDAVMLSAESAAGKYPVEAIAMMAKIVTETEEQIRQEPKAPVLPVKRAKLSIPETICESMAHSAEEVDLAAIAIFTESGNTARLLSKYRPAAPIVALSPFDTVTNRNMLLWGTFPITCQRFEGTDGLVNMAEDILETEGFVKPKEVLGIVAGTATKSGATNFMRLHLVGDRK; encoded by the coding sequence ATGACCGCAAGCAAGCAGTGGGTAAATCAGGGAGGCTCGCGTCGAGCCAAGATTGTGGCGACGCTGGGACCGGCTTCGAGCACGCCGGAGATCTTCCGCCAACTGGTTCGCGCTGGTCTGGATGTTGCCCGTCTGAACTTTTCGCACGGCTCGCATGAGCAGAAGGCCGAGCTGATCCAGATGGTTCGCACGGTGTCGAAGGAAGAGGGCAAGCCCATCTGCATCCTCGCCGACCTGCAGGGACCGAAGATCCGCACGGGCGTGCTGGTGGACCACATCCCTGTCATGCTGGTCGCGGGGCAGCACCTCACGATTACGCCGGAGCAGATTGAAGGCACGGCCGAGCGTGTGAGCACGGTGTTCACGACGCTGGCGGAGAACCTGACGCCTGGCGATCAGATTTTGCTTTCCGATGGCTTGATCGAACTGCGCGTGGTCGAGCTCAAGGGCGCGGACGTGGTGACGGAGATCATCAACGGCGGCTACCTCGGCGAGAAGAAGGGCATCAACCTGCCCGGCATCAATGTGAAGGTGCCGTCGCTGACGGAGAAGGACGAGATCGACCTCGAATTTTGTATCAAGCAGGAGTGCGACGCGGTCGCAGTGTCGTTCGTGCAGACCGCCGATGACGTGCGCTATGTGAAGTCGCGCATCGCGCAGCTGGGTTCGGATGCGTGGGTGATTGCGAAGCTCGAGAAGCCGCAGGCTGTGGACCATCTTGAGTCGATTCTGGAAGCGACGGACGGCATCATGGTCGCGCGTGGCGATCTCGGCGTGGAGGTTCCGCCGGAGAAGGTTCCTGCGATTCAGAAGCACATCATCCGCCGCTGCGCCGCGTGGCGCAAGCCGGTGATCACGGCGACGCAGATGCTGGAGTCGATGATCGAAAACCCGCGCCCCACGCGTGCAGAAGCGTCGGACGTGGCGAACGCTGTGTATGACGGCACCGACGCCGTGATGCTTTCGGCAGAGAGCGCGGCGGGCAAGTATCCGGTGGAAGCGATTGCCATGATGGCGAAGATCGTGACCGAGACGGAAGAGCAGATTCGCCAGGAGCCGAAGGCTCCGGTACTGCCGGTGAAGCGCGCGAAGTTGTCGATCCCGGAGACGATCTGCGAGTCGATGGCGCACTCGGCTGAGGAAGTGGATCTGGCTGCGATTGCGATCTTCACGGAGAGCGGCAACACTGCGCGTCTGCTGTCGAAGTATCGTCCGGCGGCTCCGATTGTGGCGCTCTCGCCGTTTGATACGGTGACGAATCGCAACATGCTGCTCTGGGGCACATTCCCGATCACCTGCCAGCGCTTCGAGGGCACGGATGGTCTGGTGAACATGGCCGAAGACATTCTCGAGACTGAGGGTTTCGTGAAGCCAAAGGAAGTGCTGGGCATCGTGGCCGGAACGGCGACGAAGTCGGGCGCGACGAACTTCATGCGCCTGCATCTGGTGGGCGATCGTAAGTAG